One Aphelocoma coerulescens isolate FSJ_1873_10779 chromosome 4A, UR_Acoe_1.0, whole genome shotgun sequence DNA window includes the following coding sequences:
- the LOC138110221 gene encoding serine/threonine-protein kinase pim-1-like, whose protein sequence is MPGRAMRPALPRRRAGLRPPRPRASRRGLASARLLAYWLWRCWAGISACLLGSTVSLWLRLARLRPRPRPRPRPRPRPRPRPRPRLLPGPAEDTDGAAAPAASAASSPVRALPLGSAAPAPEPPVSPSKEAASGDTRPGAVEERPAAVSGAGPSADSRVSPAGNAQQGLRERYVVGSLLGRGGFGSVFAATRLSDGAPVAIKRVPRNRIRHWGELPNGTSAPLEVVLLDKVSTGFPGVVQLLEWLALPNNVVLVMERPEHSQDLRHFIRARGFLSEEVARKLFRQVLEAVRHCTSCGVLHRDVKPENILVDLATGQAKLIDFGCGTYLQDTAYTRFAGTPAYSPPEWTHFGWYYGEAATVWSLGIVLHQMVCGRHPFPKGRNISWGQLSLPERLSQECKELIRGCLSLHSLDRPSLEDLSCDPWLQDIQRP, encoded by the exons atgccAGGCCGGGCCATGCGCCCGGCCCTCCCGCGGCGCCGGGCGGGGCtgcgccctccccgcccccgggcgtcccgccgcggtctcgcctccgcccggctcttgGCGtactggctgtggcgctgctgggcgggcatcagtgcctgcctcTTGGGCAGCACTGTCAGcctctggctccggctggcccgactccggccccggccccggccccggccccggccccggccccggccccggccccggccccggccccggctcctcccgggaccCGCCGAGGACACagacggcgcggccgctcccgccgcgtccGCCGCGTCTTCCCCGGTCCGAGCTCTTCCGCTCGGCagcgcggcccccgcccccgagccgccggtgtccCCTTCGAAAGAGGCAGCATCTGGGGatacccggcccggggcggttgaggagCGCCCGGCGGCCGTTTCTGgagccgggccgagcgctgacagcCGCGTCTCGCCGGCAGGGAatgcgcagcagggcctgagggAGCGCTACGTggtgggttcgctgctggggcgcggcggcttcggcagcgtcttcgcggcgacgcggctctcggacggcgccccg gtggccatcaaacgggtgccaCGGAACCGCATCcgtcattggggcgagctg cccaacGGCACCAGCGCACCACTCGAagtcgtgctgctggacaaggtgtccaccGGCTTCCCTGGTGTGGTGCAGCTCCTCGAGTGGCTCGcgctccccaacaacgtggtgctggtgatggagcGGCCGGAGCACTCTCAGGACCTGCGTCATTTCATTCGAGCGCGGGGCTTCCTGTCAGAGGAGGTGGCACGGAAGCTGTTCCGCCAggtcctggaggccgtgcggcactgcaccagctgcggggtccttcaCAGGGACGTGAAaccagagaacatcctggttgacctggccacCGGCCAGGCCAAATTGATTGACTTTGGCtgcggcacctacctgcaagacaCAGCCTACACCCGCTTTGCAG GAACACCAGCGTACAGCCCCCCAGAATGGACCCATTTTGGCTGGTACTACGGCGAGGCAgctaccgtctggtccctgggcatcgtgctgcaccagatggtctgcgggcgGCACCCGTTCCCGAAGGGCCGGAACATCAGCTGGGGCCAGCTGTCGCTCCCAGAACGGCTCTCTCAAG AGTGCAAGGAATTGATCAGAGGGTGTCTGTCCCTGCACTCCTTGGacaggccctcattagaagacctgtcgtGTGATCCTTGGCTGCAGGATATTCAGCGTCCAtag